Sequence from the Drosophila subpulchrella strain 33 F10 #4 breed RU33 chromosome 3R, RU_Dsub_v1.1 Primary Assembly, whole genome shotgun sequence genome:
ATATTGAACTAAACAGTAATcaaataataatcataaaCAACTAATAAAtatccaaaaaataaaaattacaaattacaAGCTGCCGAACCAGGTGGTCAACAACTAGCCACGTGCAAAGATGAATCTACTACGGATTGGCCAGCTACGGATCCTGGCCACTAATGGTGGCCCACCACTGGCACTGCTAGTTCCATCCTGGTCGATGCTGCTGCGGGTTTTGTGTCCGGTTTGTTGGCCGGTATGGCTTTGGCCGCCAGTGCCAGCTTATGAATGTGTGGCGACGATGGCGACGTCACTGTTATTCTACAATAAGAAAAAGCTAATGGTttacacgcacacacacgcgGAGTGGGAGGGGCGGTCGGGTTGTTGTTGCGGAGCGGTTGCGGATGCGGATCAGAGCGGAGCGGAGTTAGGATTTGTTGTGTATTTAGGTTTGGTTTTTTGTCACATATGCATTAACATATTTACACGCATCGTTGGTTTTAGGGGGCGTTTCGTTTTTATGATTTTGTTTGATTTGGCAGGAGTCGTCGGAGAATTGCAGCGTTAAAGTGTCGACGGCGGTTGTTGTTGTCGAGTTTCGGTTTTTGGGGTCATttgtggatgtggatggtGGCGGATGGTTTGCATGTAtggtttaattatttaaattagatAAGCCGGCAAATAGCAACAGACCTTACAGACTAGCTAACTAGCGATAGGCATATATTAAGAGTCAGACAAATAGAGGGTGAGAGAGTAGTAGAGTAGTCTACGCTGTGTGCTTGGGCCTTAATGCTTGTGCTGCTTTCTGCTGTTCGAGTTGACTTCGTTATCAGCGTACCTCGGGCTGTTGTCGTCCTTTTCAAAGACCACGGTGCGGGTGGAGCTGACAACGGAGCCGCTTCCGCCGATGCTGCCGTTTAAAGATTGCTGTGAGCTGCGCTTCACATGCACTGGCCGCAGTCGATCCTCCAGATCACTGATTGAGCCCACCGAGCTGAGGCTCTCATCACTGCAATGGTTTAAAATTAATCATTAGATTAGCTTCTGGTTCAATATTCCTTTACTCACCTCTCGCTCAGCTCTTCCTCGCCCTCCTCCTCCATGGCCTGCTGCAGATCCGCTATCCTCTGCAGGGCCAGTCGCAGATCGTTCTTTAGAGCCGCTCCCTCCGACTCCATTTGCTCCATCTTCTTCTCGAGGTCCTTGCGCCGCGTGAGCGACTCCTGTTCGCGACTGGAGACTGTGTGGAACTCCTCGCGCATGTCGCGCAAACTCTTTTGCGACTTCTTGATCACGTCCTGGGCCTGCATCTCACGCATCTTTGACTGCGTCACCTCATTCTGCAGCTTCTCCAATGCCTCCTTGTGACGATTCACCTGTACCTCAAGGCGAGCCCGAGTGGCCTGCTCCAGCTCGAGACGGGATTCCAGTTCCTTGGTGCGCAGCTCCAATCTGTTCAAAAAAACAATAAGTTATCTGTAAACAGTGATTGTATTGTAACTTACCTCTTCGACATCATGGCCATTGAGGGATCTCCCAGATTCTCCACATTGTCCAGGCGATGTTGCAGCTCGGCCACCTGCTCCTTGAGATTGTTGCGCTCTGCTTCCATCTCGTTGAGCTTAAACTCTGCCTCTGACACGTTGATTTGCTCGGTGTTCAGGTGCTTCACCGTGGCGCTGTACTTCTTCATAAGCTCGCCCAGCTCCTCCTCGTTCTCCTCGATCTGGGCCTGAAGCTCAGCGCGATCCCTATGCGCCGCGTTGGCTCGCTCCTCAGCATCGTTCCTGGCCCGATGTGACTCTTCGAACATGGCCTGTACTTCGGTCAGTTCGGCTTCCGCTGTTTGTCGTGCCTTCATGGCCAGTGATCGAGCGGATTCGGCATCCTCCAGTTGGTTACGCAGCTGCCTAATAAGCGTCTTGCCAGGCGTGTCTGCCTTGAGCCGCTCTAACTGCGTCTGGGCATCCTTGAGCAGAGCCTTGTACTTGCGAAGATCACGTCGCAGTTTCTGGTTGAGCGCTTCCTCGGCATCGCGGTCAACGCGATCGCGATCCTCCATGGAGGAGAGGCGTCGCTCCAGTTCGTGTTTCTCGCGCAGCAGCAGGGTCCGCTCCTCGTGCTCCGTCTCCAGCTGGCACTCGAGGGCTTTGATCTTCTTGTAGCCATTTCCGCGTACTTCCTCAAGCTCCTCGTCGCGCTGCTGGGACTCACGTCGCGCCTCCTTGCGCATCGTCTCCAGGGTCATCTCCAGGCGTAGCTTGGCCTGTTCGAGCAGCTGAATCTGGCCGGCCATCTCGTCCAGttcctcctcctgctccttgGCCCGACGCTCCGTTTCGTTCTTGGAGCGCCGCAATTGGGCGAACTCCTCCTCAGTGCCTCCACCAAAGGTCATCTCCTCCAGTTCACGCTGCAGCGAGGCGAGTTTCTCCTCTTTGAGGTCAAGATCCAAACGGGTGTcctgataaataaataaattttaaattaactttTAGTTAATCACCATTGAACTGTAtgatataaattatatatgtttttCTCTGGTTCAAATGTAACATCTGCAGTTTAATAGCATCTGTTTTTCTAGATTTCAGATCTCGACTTTGTTCCCATTTACACTCACTTGAATCAGCCGAGTTGAGTAGCGGAAACTCATGGCTGTACTGGGCTGGGAAATTTCAGTTTCTGTGTCTCTGACCCTGGGTTTATGCTATCTAAATCGCAGTGGCCAGTTCAGATACCGCCCTGCATGGAGCGCTCTTCCTCTTCCAGCTAATTATGAGTATCGAAAGCGTAATGAGAACGCCGCCGACGTTTTAATTTCTTTCTTGCCAGCCCGAACAATCAGAACACAGAGACActgggacagacagacggcgGAGGGATTGGATCGCACAGAACTATGTACTCCAGTTATCGCACGTTGACGTTCGAAGAGCTACTGCCGAGCGGAACCGTGAAGAAAGCAACAAAGCGGAGATCCACAAATGTGTGACCGAAAGGCCGAGACggagatacagatacggaGCGGCGAGAGAGGTAAAGAACAGTCTCGAGTACAGGccgataaaaacataaaaacccCAAGAACCCACAACTGAGAACTAAGAAAGAAGAACTGAGAACCGAGAGATCTCGGGATCGGGATGGTACTATGCAAGAGAGCGGATCGCACATGCCGCACATGCGTACATGTGCTGAATGCTCGGTGTGGGCAGGTAGCAGGCAGTCTAGGTAGAATGCCTCAGATTGTGCATGGGCAAACGGGCCGAACAAGTTTCCGAGTCCGAGATATCCactatctgtatctgtatctcaaATACAATGTGCTCGAGCACTGTGCAACCAGTGGTTCGGAAATAGCATTGGTATTCATGAGAATGCCTACATAGGTACATTTTTGGTTTCAAATtatgtacaaaaatattaaatatctaCTTTTATTAAGTTTTGGAATCTCCCCAGTAAGGGAAAATAGTTTCAAATACCTTCTTCCGAACTTTTAAAGGCTTATGACGACATCTGTACACTAGTTTGTTGACTAGTGTTTTGGTAATGTTGCTAGAGACTTTTATCAACATGTTGCCTCTTGGCCAAAGCAACTACTTACCGCCAGCGATTGCTCCAGCGTGAACTTCTCGGCCTGCAGGACGTCCTTTTCGCGACCGTAGCGCTCCTTGGCCTGCCGCTCCTGACGCGCTGCATCCTGCAGGGATTGGCACTCGGCATCGAACTTGCGCTGCTTCTTCTCGAGCAAATTGTTGCGGGCATTTTGCTCCTCGAGCAGCATGCGCAGATCGTTCATCTCGTTGGTCATCTTCTGTGCCTTGCGCTTCCATTGGCCCACAACCTGACGTTGCTCCTCAACTTCTTCGTAGGCATCGGAAAGCTAAAGTGGAAGGGGGTAACATATTATACTCTGGTAATATAGGTTATCTTTAATCCATTTAG
This genomic interval carries:
- the LOC119559273 gene encoding unconventional myosin-XVIIIa isoform X10 — protein: MWSDKSAVCLPWNGNASVAAASFRNRVEVLSLFCDEGQEDPILGLLAIGCAFVCLCLCLILFRSGVLSDLEAKRDVLLSDRIIQLQAFCRGYLARKKMSQRRVQELAVRCIQRNVKAFLAVRDWPWWRLLVRVTPLLNVHRTEEQLKTANEELLMLRAKLEKIECDRSEVKAENQKLEAKLSELTVDLAEERSTAHIATERLEAETGERLKLEKELGDQANKVKSLQEATEKLEMELICAKSDLNGISEDEDAEHEDGGGGGGVYKLKYERVARELEFTKRRLHTQHEHDLEQLVGLKKQLEKKLSDAYEEVEEQRQVVGQWKRKAQKMTNEMNDLRMLLEEQNARNNLLEKKQRKFDAECQSLQDAARQERQAKERYGREKDVLQAEKFTLEQSLADTRLDLDLKEEKLASLQRELEEMTFGGGTEEEFAQLRRSKNETERRAKEQEEELDEMAGQIQLLEQAKLRLEMTLETMRKEARRESQQRDEELEEVRGNGYKKIKALECQLETEHEERTLLLREKHELERRLSSMEDRDRVDRDAEEALNQKLRRDLRKYKALLKDAQTQLERLKADTPGKTLIRQLRNQLEDAESARSLAMKARQTAEAELTEVQAMFEESHRARNDAEERANAAHRDRAELQAQIEENEEELGELMKKYSATVKHLNTEQINVSEAEFKLNEMEAERNNLKEQVAELQHRLDNVENLGDPSMAMMSKRLELRTKELESRLELEQATRARLEVQVNRHKEALEKLQNEVTQSKMREMQAQDVIKKSQKSLRDMREEFHTVSSREQESLTRRKDLEKKMEQMESEGAALKNDLRLALQRIADLQQAMEEEGEEELSESDESLSSVGSISDLEDRLRPVHVKRSSQQSLNGSIGGSGSVVSSTRTVVFEKDDNSPRYADNEVNSNSRKQHKH
- the LOC119559273 gene encoding unconventional myosin-XVIIIa isoform X7 yields the protein MQQQQATKKFTSGVEDAGPLESNRSEKQKFLARVLAAMNGGPRSGVLASQNNNNNSSGSSLNSTLSGSAPLARPPKPPPSQARKQIRLLPKQREQSPVLTNGHTIRSATTTTLNTTSKYTSKTSSSTSLSSSLLGNNKDTESPYEISLKLPLNSVAGADSSDRLRLVNRSPSPAYSVSSRCSTQSSISNYNTSSRLQTPPRRVFPQSYTRGSGGCDPYEMRQLESSPVVFDGNLSFVLGCQRQPVHQSMRASPSFEDPRTSSAYLSEKIQNFLKRTDHVQEEWTAMGRRTRRTTSQSGRAGGSESRCTTPGSTCSGYDDYDTISLIERQRERNSMERCGSVGRTRSSQNILTKAFQLAKQLPHTPTSRGNSVARDRDRESSVATISLTNGDHDDDDDRTIREEDDELSELTVDLAEERSTAHIATERLEAETGERLKLEKELGDQANKVKSLQEATEKLEMELICAKSDLNGISEDEDAEHEDGGGGGGVYKLKYERVARELEFTKRRLHTQHEHDLEQLVGLKKQLEKKLSDAYEEVEEQRQVVGQWKRKAQKMTNEMNDLRMLLEEQNARNNLLEKKQRKFDAECQSLQDAARQERQAKERYGREKDVLQAEKFTLEQSLADTRLDLDLKEEKLASLQRELEEMTFGGGTEEEFAQLRRSKNETERRAKEQEEELDEMAGQIQLLEQAKLRLEMTLETMRKEARRESQQRDEELEEVRGNGYKKIKALECQLETEHEERTLLLREKHELERRLSSMEDRDRVDRDAEEALNQKLRRDLRKYKALLKDAQTQLERLKADTPGKTLIRQLRNQLEDAESARSLAMKARQTAEAELTEVQAMFEESHRARNDAEERANAAHRDRAELQAQIEENEEELGELMKKYSATVKHLNTEQINVSEAEFKLNEMEAERNNLKEQVAELQHRLDNVENLGDPSMAMMSKRLELRTKELESRLELEQATRARLEVQVNRHKEALEKLQNEVTQSKMREMQAQDVIKKSQKSLRDMREEFHTVSSREQESLTRRKDLEKKMEQMESEGAALKNDLRLALQRIADLQQAMEEEGEEELSESDESLSSVGSISDLEDRLRPVHVKRSSQQSLNGSIGGSGSVVSSTRTVVFEKDDNSPRITVTSPSSPHIHKLALAAKAIPANKPDTKPAAASTRMELAVPVVGHH
- the LOC119559273 gene encoding unconventional myosin-XVIIIa isoform X8; translation: MPPLSPANEATADIAASGVEDAGPLESNRSEKQKFLARVLAAMNGGPRSGVLASQNNNNNSSGSSLNSTLSGSAPLARPPKPPPSQARKQIRLLPKQREQSPVLTNGHTIRSATTTTLNTTSKYTSKTSSSTSLSSSLLGADSSDRLRLVNRSPSPAYSVSSRCSTQSSISNYNTSSRLQTPPRRVFPQSYTRGSGGCDPYEMRQLESSPVVFDGNLSFVLGCQRQPVHQSMRASPSFEDPRTSSAYLSEKIQNFLKRTDHVQEEWTAMGRRTRRTTSQSGRAGGSESRCTTPGSTCSGYDDYDTISLIERQRERNSMERCGSVGRTRSSQNILTKAFQLAKQLPHTPTSRGNSVARDRDRESSVATISLTNGDHDDDDDRTIREEDDELSELTVDLAEERSTAHIATERLEAETGERLKLEKELGDQANKVKSLQEATEKLEMELICAKSDLNGISEDEDAEHEDGGGGGGVYKLKYERVARELEFTKRRLHTQHEHDLEQLVGLKKQLEKKLSDAYEEVEEQRQVVGQWKRKAQKMTNEMNDLRMLLEEQNARNNLLEKKQRKFDAECQSLQDAARQERQAKERYGREKDVLQAEKFTLEQSLADTRLDLDLKEEKLASLQRELEEMTFGGGTEEEFAQLRRSKNETERRAKEQEEELDEMAGQIQLLEQAKLRLEMTLETMRKEARRESQQRDEELEEVRGNGYKKIKALECQLETEHEERTLLLREKHELERRLSSMEDRDRVDRDAEEALNQKLRRDLRKYKALLKDAQTQLERLKADTPGKTLIRQLRNQLEDAESARSLAMKARQTAEAELTEVQAMFEESHRARNDAEERANAAHRDRAELQAQIEENEEELGELMKKYSATVKHLNTEQINVSEAEFKLNEMEAERNNLKEQVAELQHRLDNVENLGDPSMAMMSKRLELRTKELESRLELEQATRARLEVQVNRHKEALEKLQNEVTQSKMREMQAQDVIKKSQKSLRDMREEFHTVSSREQESLTRRKDLEKKMEQMESEGAALKNDLRLALQRIADLQQAMEEEGEEELSESDESLSSVGSISDLEDRLRPVHVKRSSQQSLNGSIGGSGSVVSSTRTVVFEKDDNSPRITVTSPSSPHIHKLALAAKAIPANKPDTKPAAASTRMELAVPVVGHH
- the LOC119559273 gene encoding unconventional myosin-XVIIIa isoform X9, whose translation is MNGGPRSGVLASQNNNNNSSGSSLNSTLSGSAPLARPPKPPPSQARKQIRLLPKQREQSPVLTNGHTIRSATTTTLNTTSKYTSKTSSSTSLSSSLLGNNKDTESPYEISLKLPLNSVAGADSSDRLRLVNRSPSPAYSVSSRCSTQSSISNYNTSSRLQTPPRRVFPQSYTRGSGGCDPYEMRQLESSPVVFDGNLSFVLGCQRQPVHQSMRASPSFEDPRTSSAYLSEKIQNFLKRTDHVQEEWTAMGRRTRRTTSQSGRAGGSESRCTTPGSTCSGYDDYDTISLIERQRERNSMERCGSVGRTRSSQNILTKAFQLAKQLPHTPTSRGNSVARDRDRESSVATISLTNGDHDDDDDRTIREEDDELSELTVDLAEERSTAHIATERLEAETGERLKLEKELGDQANKVKSLQEATEKLEMELICAKSDLNGISEDEDAEHEDGGGGGGVYKLKYERVARELEFTKRRLHTQHEHDLEQLVGLKKQLEKKLSDAYEEVEEQRQVVGQWKRKAQKMTNEMNDLRMLLEEQNARNNLLEKKQRKFDAECQSLQDAARQERQAKERYGREKDVLQAEKFTLEQSLADTRLDLDLKEEKLASLQRELEEMTFGGGTEEEFAQLRRSKNETERRAKEQEEELDEMAGQIQLLEQAKLRLEMTLETMRKEARRESQQRDEELEEVRGNGYKKIKALECQLETEHEERTLLLREKHELERRLSSMEDRDRVDRDAEEALNQKLRRDLRKYKALLKDAQTQLERLKADTPGKTLIRQLRNQLEDAESARSLAMKARQTAEAELTEVQAMFEESHRARNDAEERANAAHRDRAELQAQIEENEEELGELMKKYSATVKHLNTEQINVSEAEFKLNEMEAERNNLKEQVAELQHRLDNVENLGDPSMAMMSKRLELRTKELESRLELEQATRARLEVQVNRHKEALEKLQNEVTQSKMREMQAQDVIKKSQKSLRDMREEFHTVSSREQESLTRRKDLEKKMEQMESEGAALKNDLRLALQRIADLQQAMEEEGEEELSESDESLSSVGSISDLEDRLRPVHVKRSSQQSLNGSIGGSGSVVSSTRTVVFEKDDNSPRITVTSPSSPHIHKLALAAKAIPANKPDTKPAAASTRMELAVPVVGHH
- the LOC119559273 gene encoding unconventional myosin-XVIIIa isoform X6; the encoded protein is MPPLSPANEATADIAASGVEDAGPLESNRSEKQKFLARVLAAMNGGPRSGVLASQNNNNNSSGSSLNSTLSGSAPLARPPKPPPSQARKQIRLLPKQREQSPVLTNGHTIRSATTTTLNTTSKYTSKTSSSTSLSSSLLGNNKDTESPYEISLKLPLNSVAGADSSDRLRLVNRSPSPAYSVSSRCSTQSSISNYNTSSRLQTPPRRVFPQSYTRGSGGCDPYEMRQLESSPVVFDGNLSFVLGCQRQPVHQSMRASPSFEDPRTSSAYLSEKIQNFLKRTDHVQEEWTAMGRRTRRTTSQSGRAGGSESRCTTPGSTCSGYDDYDTISLIERQRERNSMERCGSVGRTRSSQNILTKAFQLAKQLPHTPTSRGNSVARDRDRESSVATISLTNGDHDDDDDRTIREEDDELSELTVDLAEERSTAHIATERLEAETGERLKLEKELGDQANKVKSLQEATEKLEMELICAKSDLNGISEDEDAEHEDGGGGGGVYKLKYERVARELEFTKRRLHTQHEHDLEQLVGLKKQLEKKLSDAYEEVEEQRQVVGQWKRKAQKMTNEMNDLRMLLEEQNARNNLLEKKQRKFDAECQSLQDAARQERQAKERYGREKDVLQAEKFTLEQSLADTRLDLDLKEEKLASLQRELEEMTFGGGTEEEFAQLRRSKNETERRAKEQEEELDEMAGQIQLLEQAKLRLEMTLETMRKEARRESQQRDEELEEVRGNGYKKIKALECQLETEHEERTLLLREKHELERRLSSMEDRDRVDRDAEEALNQKLRRDLRKYKALLKDAQTQLERLKADTPGKTLIRQLRNQLEDAESARSLAMKARQTAEAELTEVQAMFEESHRARNDAEERANAAHRDRAELQAQIEENEEELGELMKKYSATVKHLNTEQINVSEAEFKLNEMEAERNNLKEQVAELQHRLDNVENLGDPSMAMMSKRLELRTKELESRLELEQATRARLEVQVNRHKEALEKLQNEVTQSKMREMQAQDVIKKSQKSLRDMREEFHTVSSREQESLTRRKDLEKKMEQMESEGAALKNDLRLALQRIADLQQAMEEEGEEELSESDESLSSVGSISDLEDRLRPVHVKRSSQQSLNGSIGGSGSVVSSTRTVVFEKDDNSPRITVTSPSSPHIHKLALAAKAIPANKPDTKPAAASTRMELAVPVVGHH